In Bradyrhizobium guangxiense, the following are encoded in one genomic region:
- a CDS encoding efflux RND transporter permease subunit: MGIVRFALRFPHTFYVLAALILFLGGIAVWSMPTDIFPEIRIPVVTVIWSYTGLSTPEMEQRVSTYSQYSISANVSGIKNIEAQTLNGLSVQKIYFQPDVNLDLAISQIVSATNAIRALMPPGIQPPVIVQFNASSVPVLQLSLESDKLNEQQLYDFGIYRIRQQLAPVPGVTLPTPAGGKYRQIMVDIDPSKLLSRGLTPLDIVNAVNTQNLTLPTGTAKIGDTQYPIRTNATPASIKDLNMIPVKFANGATILLKDVAQVRDGSQVQQNIVRENGHRSVLLSVIKNGNASTLAVVNGVKQALASIRASAPAGLKISELFDQSVFVTHSVDGVLREGAIAAGLTALMILVFLGSWRSTLVILISIPLAMLSSLVVLHFLGETLNTMTLGGLGLAVGILVDDSTVTIENTHRLWTEEGMPLSEATLHGAAEIAVPTLVSTLAISCVFTSVVFLEGPAKYLFTPLGLAVVFAMLASYVLSRTLTPITIGLLLKGERRHGEDERPPGLFSRASAMFERAFERLREGYSELLMMLLRRRSIVPVAAALVLALGAFMFVYVGRDFYPLIDGGEIQLHVRAPAGTRIERTEAIFQAIEDKIRQIIPDRDRGLIVDNIGLPARPYNLAFTDGSTIGVNDGTILISLKDGHRPTADYVRKLREVLPAAFREDTFYFQAADIVTQILNFGLPAQIDVRTVGYGANNLSVAKELEKSLAAIPGIVDAHLQQEVDAPAFYADIDRTRAAQLGLNASTVATNINVSLSSSAQVSPNFWTDPTSGIPYYLAVQTPEYRANSLNALANTPVSASLAASGQTVPGLLGNVATFKRGTVPTNLNQANVQPVFDVYASVQGRDLGSVAADIDKVTSALQKQLQPGNSIQVLGQIQSMHQSFRDLGIGLLFAAILVYMLMVVNYQNFGDPLVVIMALPATFCGIVTMLFITGTTLNVPSLMGAIMAVGVASANSILLVTFAREAQLKGQSAFEAALNAGRTRIRPVLMTAAAMIVGMIPMAIGGPGEEQNAALARAVIGGVLFATPTTLLIVPYLFAWLRKGNDGKARHGVFEEQPE; the protein is encoded by the coding sequence ATGGGAATTGTCCGCTTTGCGCTCCGGTTTCCGCACACGTTCTATGTGCTTGCGGCGCTGATCCTGTTTCTCGGCGGCATCGCGGTCTGGTCGATGCCGACGGACATTTTTCCCGAGATCCGCATTCCCGTCGTCACGGTCATCTGGAGCTATACGGGCCTCTCGACGCCGGAGATGGAGCAGCGCGTCAGCACGTACAGCCAGTACTCGATCAGCGCGAATGTCAGCGGCATCAAGAACATCGAGGCGCAGACGCTCAACGGCTTGTCGGTTCAGAAGATCTACTTTCAGCCGGACGTCAATCTCGATCTCGCGATCTCGCAGATCGTTTCCGCAACGAACGCCATCCGGGCGCTGATGCCGCCGGGCATTCAGCCGCCCGTCATCGTGCAGTTCAATGCTTCGAGCGTTCCGGTACTGCAGCTCAGCCTCGAGTCCGACAAATTGAACGAGCAGCAATTGTACGACTTCGGCATCTACAGGATCCGGCAGCAGCTGGCTCCGGTCCCGGGGGTGACGCTGCCGACGCCTGCGGGCGGAAAATACCGGCAGATCATGGTCGATATCGATCCGAGCAAGCTGCTGTCGCGCGGATTGACGCCGCTCGACATCGTCAATGCGGTGAACACCCAGAACCTGACGCTGCCGACCGGCACGGCGAAGATCGGCGATACCCAGTACCCCATCCGGACCAATGCGACGCCCGCCTCGATCAAGGATCTCAATATGATCCCGGTCAAGTTCGCGAACGGCGCGACCATCCTGCTGAAGGATGTTGCCCAGGTCCGCGACGGATCGCAGGTCCAGCAGAACATCGTGCGCGAGAACGGTCACCGGTCGGTCCTGCTCAGCGTGATCAAGAACGGCAACGCGTCGACGCTTGCCGTCGTCAATGGGGTCAAGCAGGCCCTGGCCTCGATCCGGGCTTCGGCTCCTGCCGGGTTGAAGATCAGCGAACTGTTCGATCAGTCGGTCTTCGTCACCCATTCGGTCGACGGGGTGCTGCGCGAAGGCGCGATCGCGGCGGGGCTCACGGCGCTGATGATCCTGGTATTTCTGGGGTCGTGGCGGTCGACGCTGGTGATCCTGATCTCCATCCCGCTCGCGATGCTGTCCTCGCTCGTCGTCCTGCATTTCCTGGGCGAGACCCTCAACACGATGACGCTGGGCGGGCTGGGGCTCGCTGTGGGCATCCTGGTCGATGATTCCACGGTTACGATCGAGAACACGCATCGCCTCTGGACCGAGGAGGGGATGCCGCTGTCGGAGGCGACGCTGCACGGCGCGGCCGAAATCGCCGTGCCGACACTGGTTTCCACGCTCGCGATCAGTTGCGTCTTTACCTCCGTCGTATTCCTCGAAGGACCGGCCAAATACCTCTTCACGCCGCTCGGGCTTGCGGTGGTGTTCGCGATGCTGGCGTCATACGTGCTGTCGCGGACTCTCACGCCGATCACGATCGGCTTGTTGCTGAAGGGCGAGCGGCGCCATGGCGAGGACGAGAGGCCACCTGGCCTGTTTTCGCGCGCCTCGGCCATGTTCGAGCGCGCCTTCGAGCGCCTGCGCGAGGGTTATTCCGAGCTCTTGATGATGCTGCTCCGGCGTCGCAGCATCGTGCCGGTCGCTGCCGCGCTCGTGCTGGCTCTCGGGGCCTTCATGTTCGTCTACGTGGGCAGGGATTTCTATCCCCTGATCGACGGCGGCGAGATCCAGCTCCATGTTCGTGCGCCCGCCGGCACCCGCATCGAGCGCACCGAGGCGATCTTCCAGGCGATCGAGGACAAGATCCGTCAAATCATTCCGGACCGGGATCGCGGGCTGATCGTCGACAATATCGGACTGCCGGCGCGCCCCTACAATCTGGCTTTCACGGACGGCTCGACGATAGGGGTGAACGACGGCACGATCCTCATATCGCTCAAGGACGGCCACAGGCCGACCGCGGATTACGTCAGGAAGCTGCGCGAGGTCTTGCCGGCAGCATTCCGGGAGGACACCTTCTATTTCCAGGCGGCAGATATCGTCACCCAGATCCTGAATTTCGGCCTGCCGGCGCAAATCGATGTCCGTACCGTCGGCTACGGCGCCAATAATCTGTCGGTGGCCAAGGAGCTCGAGAAGAGCCTGGCGGCAATTCCCGGGATCGTCGATGCGCATCTCCAGCAGGAAGTCGATGCGCCGGCCTTCTATGCCGACATCGACCGGACCCGGGCCGCTCAACTGGGCCTCAACGCCAGCACGGTCGCGACCAACATCAATGTCAGCCTCAGTTCGTCGGCCCAGGTCTCGCCAAATTTCTGGACCGACCCGACATCGGGCATTCCCTATTATCTCGCTGTGCAGACGCCGGAGTACCGCGCCAATTCACTCAACGCGCTGGCGAACACGCCGGTGTCGGCCTCTCTGGCTGCAAGCGGGCAGACGGTGCCGGGCCTGCTCGGTAATGTCGCGACCTTCAAGCGCGGGACGGTGCCGACCAATTTGAATCAGGCCAATGTCCAACCGGTGTTTGACGTTTATGCGAGCGTGCAGGGGCGCGATCTCGGCAGCGTCGCGGCGGATATCGACAAAGTGACCTCGGCGCTTCAAAAGCAGCTCCAGCCGGGAAATTCGATTCAGGTCCTGGGACAGATCCAGAGCATGCATCAATCGTTCCGCGATCTCGGGATCGGGCTGCTGTTTGCCGCCATCCTGGTCTACATGCTGATGGTCGTGAACTACCAGAACTTCGGCGATCCCTTGGTCGTCATCATGGCGTTGCCGGCGACCTTCTGCGGCATCGTGACGATGCTGTTCATCACCGGGACGACGCTGAACGTGCCTTCGCTGATGGGCGCGATCATGGCGGTTGGCGTTGCGTCGGCCAATTCCATCCTGCTCGTGACCTTCGCGCGTGAGGCGCAGCTGAAGGGGCAGTCCGCTTTCGAAGCTGCACTGAATGCAGGCCGCACGCGAATCCGCCCCGTGCTGATGACGGCCGCCGCCATGATCGTTGGCATGATCCCGATGGCGATCGGAGGCCCGGGCGAGGAGCAGAACGCGGCGCTTGCCCGCGCCGTCATCGGCGGGGTGTTGTTCGCGACGCCGACGACATTGCTGATCGTGCCTTATCTCTTCGCCTGGCTACGCAAGGGCAATGACGGCAAGGCCCGCCACGGCGTATTCGAGGAGCAACCGGAATGA
- a CDS encoding efflux RND transporter periplasmic adaptor subunit, with protein sequence MSDVRMRTDSDGVSDRPDPESCRIVELPGKDVRPRRRRGGAWLGGAMLLLLAGGLGVGGWRYYQAARDLAVSTQQIRTAIPQVRVATVHASGDIMKVALPATTTAFEAANIFARASGYIEKRYVDIGDRVKKGGLLAEITAPELDQQIAQAQATLAQNQAALQQAQASRELADVTNARDSNLVKQGWLTAQQGDNDRLTLRAQQAAVNVAQSNITAQEAQIRVLQQEKAYQRVVAPFDGVITQRNVDNGSLVQAGSTFMFTLMHSNVIRTQVFVPQDEAFGIAPGVDAEIRVPEIPDRIFPGKVTRIATALQPGSRTLLTEIDVPNPDGALNPGIYCTVELSIPRKTPSVSIPADALVFDQNGLHVVVVRNGVVHLQKVSIARDFGTSIEVREGVRPGEQVVLNPSVSLAEGSKIAIRKQDGSQETQT encoded by the coding sequence ATGAGCGATGTTCGCATGCGGACCGATAGCGACGGGGTGAGCGACCGGCCTGATCCGGAAAGCTGCCGCATCGTGGAGCTGCCCGGCAAGGATGTGCGTCCGCGACGCCGGCGCGGCGGCGCCTGGCTCGGCGGCGCCATGCTCCTGCTCCTTGCCGGCGGTCTTGGCGTGGGCGGATGGCGATACTATCAGGCCGCACGCGATCTGGCTGTGTCGACACAGCAAATCAGGACTGCCATTCCGCAAGTTCGGGTGGCGACTGTCCATGCCAGCGGCGACATCATGAAGGTCGCGCTGCCGGCGACCACGACGGCGTTCGAGGCGGCGAACATCTTCGCGCGGGCCAGCGGCTACATCGAGAAGCGCTACGTCGATATCGGCGATCGCGTGAAGAAGGGCGGTCTCCTTGCGGAGATCACTGCGCCGGAGCTCGACCAGCAGATCGCGCAGGCGCAGGCGACGCTGGCGCAAAACCAGGCCGCCTTGCAGCAGGCGCAAGCGAGCCGGGAGCTTGCCGACGTCACAAATGCGCGGGACAGCAATCTGGTCAAGCAGGGCTGGTTGACGGCCCAGCAGGGCGACAACGACCGTCTCACCCTGCGCGCCCAGCAGGCGGCCGTGAACGTGGCGCAGTCGAACATCACCGCGCAAGAGGCACAGATTCGCGTGCTTCAGCAGGAGAAAGCCTATCAGCGCGTGGTCGCGCCATTCGACGGTGTGATCACGCAACGCAATGTGGACAATGGCAGCCTTGTTCAGGCCGGATCGACCTTCATGTTCACGCTGATGCATTCGAACGTGATCCGAACCCAGGTCTTCGTGCCGCAGGACGAGGCCTTTGGCATCGCGCCGGGCGTTGATGCCGAGATTCGCGTTCCCGAGATCCCGGACCGGATCTTTCCGGGAAAGGTCACGCGCATCGCGACCGCGTTACAGCCGGGAAGCAGAACGCTGCTGACCGAGATCGACGTCCCCAATCCGGACGGCGCCCTGAATCCCGGCATCTACTGCACCGTCGAGCTGTCGATCCCGCGCAAGACTCCGTCAGTGTCGATTCCGGCCGACGCGCTGGTCTTCGATCAGAACGGTCTCCATGTCGTAGTCGTGCGCAACGGCGTCGTTCATTTGCAGAAGGTCTCGATCGCGCGGGATTTCGGCACGTCGATAGAAGTGCGTGAGGGCGTGCGGCCCGGCGAGCAGGTCGTGCTCAATCCGTCGGTCAGCCTGGCCGAGGGCAGCAAGATCGCGATTCGCAAGCAGGATGGGAGCCAGGAGACGCAGACATGA